A genomic segment from Pseudomonas mendocina encodes:
- the pgeF gene encoding peptidoglycan editing factor PgeF, translated as MSAHDWLTPDWPAPAHVRACVTTRSGGVSVAPFETFNLGDHVEDDPAAVASNRQHLVDALGCQPAWLRQVHGIVVAEADPATVIEADGNWTATPSIACTAMTADCLPALFCDRAGTRVAAAHAGWRGLAGGVLEATVKALSVAPQELLVWLGPAIGPAAFEVGSEVREAFVRQHAEAAAAFVPSANAGKFMADIYQLARIRLAAIGVTAVSGGGLCTYNDPRFYSYRRSARTGRFASLIWLQG; from the coding sequence GTGAGTGCCCACGACTGGCTGACGCCCGACTGGCCCGCGCCGGCCCATGTGCGTGCTTGCGTCACCACGCGCAGCGGCGGTGTCAGCGTTGCACCGTTCGAGACGTTCAACCTCGGTGATCATGTCGAGGACGACCCAGCGGCGGTTGCGAGCAACCGTCAGCATCTGGTCGATGCCTTGGGTTGCCAGCCAGCTTGGCTGCGCCAAGTGCATGGCATTGTTGTGGCCGAAGCCGATCCGGCGACGGTCATCGAAGCCGATGGCAACTGGACTGCTACGCCGAGTATCGCCTGCACGGCGATGACCGCCGATTGCCTGCCAGCGTTGTTCTGCGACCGCGCCGGTACCCGCGTGGCAGCGGCCCATGCAGGTTGGCGTGGGCTGGCCGGTGGTGTGCTTGAGGCGACCGTCAAGGCGTTGAGCGTTGCACCGCAAGAGCTGCTGGTCTGGCTCGGCCCGGCCATCGGCCCGGCGGCTTTCGAAGTGGGTAGCGAGGTGCGCGAGGCCTTCGTGCGGCAGCATGCCGAGGCTGCTGCTGCGTTCGTGCCCAGTGCCAATGCTGGCAAGTTCATGGCCGATATCTACCAGTTGGCGCGCATTCGCCTGGCTGCCATCGGCGTGACCGCTGTCAGCGGTGGCGGACTGTGTACCTACAACGACCCGCGTTTCTACTCCTATCGCCGCAGTGCCCGCACCGGGCGTTTCGCTTCGCTGATCTGGCTGCAGGGCTGA
- a CDS encoding TetR/AcrR family transcriptional regulator yields the protein MNSIRLDKRDLILSKGSAVMTRRGYHGTGVLEIVQAAGIPKGSFYHYFASKEDFALQALAFIYRPRLARYAQALSDPALSPRARILAYYRDLLAHFARQETPQYHCFIGSLSFEMSEMLPAIGAEVAAIQQASVDILRDCLEQAQAAGELPADEDCGNLATFISDAWQGVLARLKVGRNLQPLEAFVTRLERLLQA from the coding sequence ATGAACAGCATTCGACTCGACAAGCGCGACCTGATCCTGAGCAAGGGCTCGGCGGTGATGACGCGTCGCGGTTATCACGGCACCGGCGTACTGGAAATCGTCCAGGCAGCCGGGATTCCCAAGGGCAGCTTCTATCACTACTTCGCCAGCAAGGAAGATTTCGCCCTGCAGGCGCTGGCCTTCATCTATCGGCCGCGCCTGGCGCGCTATGCCCAGGCGCTGAGCGATCCGGCGCTGAGCCCGCGTGCACGCATCCTTGCTTACTACCGCGACCTGCTGGCGCACTTCGCTCGGCAGGAGACGCCGCAGTACCACTGCTTCATCGGCAGCCTGAGTTTCGAGATGAGCGAGATGCTGCCGGCGATCGGCGCCGAGGTCGCGGCGATTCAGCAGGCATCTGTGGACATCCTGCGCGACTGCCTAGAGCAGGCGCAGGCCGCCGGTGAACTGCCGGCCGATGAGGACTGCGGCAACCTTGCCACCTTTATCAGCGACGCCTGGCAGGGCGTGTTGGCTCGCCTCAAGGTGGGCCGCAACCTGCAGCCGCTGGAAGCTTTCGTCACCCGCCTGGAGCGTTTGCTGCAGGCCTGA
- a CDS encoding PP0621 family protein: MGLFRLLFWIAVIFAAVWIWRRYMSKPKSTRPTEAAAAPMVRCAHCGVHVPKPQALSQDKQWYCSRAHLEQGPHAGDR; encoded by the coding sequence ATGGGTCTTTTTCGCCTGCTGTTCTGGATCGCCGTCATTTTCGCAGCGGTCTGGATCTGGCGCCGCTATATGAGTAAACCTAAAAGCACTCGCCCCACGGAGGCAGCTGCCGCCCCGATGGTGCGCTGCGCACACTGCGGCGTGCACGTTCCCAAACCGCAGGCCCTGAGCCAGGATAAGCAGTGGTACTGCAGCCGAGCCCATCTCGAACAAGGCCCGCACGCCGGTGACCGCTGA
- a CDS encoding NADH:flavin oxidoreductase, with the protein MSAPVQALFAPFRLGNLELPTRVVMAPMTRSFSPGGVPNAKVVEYYRRRAAAGVGLIVTEGTTVGHKAANGYPNVPRFYGEDALAGWKQVVDAVHAEGGKIVPQLWHVGNVRKLGTEPDASVPGYGPMEKVKDGQVVVHGMTQADIDEVIAAFAQAARDAKVIGMDGVEIHGAHGYLIDQFFWEGSNQRTDGYGGDLAARSRFAIELIQAVRAAVGPDFPIILRYSQWKQQDYTARLVQTPEQLEAFLKPLSDAGVDIFHCSTRRFWEPEFEGSDLNLAGWTRKLTGKPTITVGSVGLDGEFLQFMVKTDKVAEPASLENLLERLNKEEFDLVAVGRALLVDPDWALKVREGREQDILPFSREALTSLV; encoded by the coding sequence ATGAGCGCTCCCGTTCAAGCCCTGTTCGCCCCGTTCCGCCTCGGTAACCTGGAACTGCCGACCCGTGTGGTCATGGCGCCGATGACCCGTTCCTTCTCGCCCGGTGGTGTGCCCAACGCCAAGGTCGTCGAGTACTACCGTCGCCGCGCGGCTGCGGGCGTGGGCCTGATCGTCACCGAGGGCACCACGGTCGGGCACAAGGCCGCCAATGGCTATCCGAACGTGCCGCGCTTCTACGGCGAAGACGCCCTGGCTGGTTGGAAGCAGGTGGTCGATGCCGTGCACGCCGAAGGCGGCAAGATCGTCCCGCAGCTCTGGCATGTGGGTAACGTGCGCAAGCTGGGCACCGAGCCGGATGCCAGCGTGCCCGGCTATGGCCCGATGGAAAAGGTCAAAGATGGCCAGGTGGTTGTGCATGGCATGACCCAGGCCGATATCGATGAGGTGATCGCGGCCTTCGCCCAGGCCGCGCGCGATGCCAAGGTCATCGGCATGGACGGTGTGGAGATCCACGGCGCCCACGGCTACCTGATCGACCAGTTCTTCTGGGAAGGCAGCAATCAGCGCACCGACGGCTACGGTGGTGACCTGGCGGCGCGTTCGCGTTTCGCCATCGAGCTGATCCAGGCCGTGCGTGCCGCGGTCGGCCCGGATTTTCCGATCATCCTGCGTTACTCGCAGTGGAAACAGCAGGACTACACCGCTCGCCTGGTGCAGACCCCGGAGCAACTGGAGGCCTTCCTCAAGCCGTTGTCCGATGCCGGCGTGGACATCTTCCATTGCTCGACCCGCCGCTTCTGGGAGCCAGAGTTCGAAGGCAGTGACCTCAACCTGGCCGGCTGGACGCGCAAGCTCACCGGCAAGCCGACCATCACCGTTGGCAGCGTCGGCCTGGATGGCGAGTTCCTGCAGTTCATGGTCAAGACCGACAAGGTGGCCGAGCCGGCCAGCCTGGAGAATCTGCTCGAGCGCCTGAACAAGGAGGAGTTCGATCTGGTCGCCGTAGGCCGTGCGCTGCTGGTCGACCCGGATTGGGCGCTGAAGGTGCGTGAAGGCCGCGAGCAGGACATCCTGCCGTTCAGCCGCGAGGCGCTGACTTCTCTGGTCTGA
- the rluD gene encoding 23S rRNA pseudouridine(1911/1915/1917) synthase RluD, which produces MTSINKQLIQLQAIVPFEQGGQRLDQVAAQLFGEYSRSRLSTWIKEGRLTVDGAVARPRDTVHAGSTLVLDAEQEAQGEWIAQDIELNIVYEDEHLLVIDKPAGLVVHPAAGHADGTLLNALLHHVPDIINVPRAGIVHRLDKDTTGLMVVAKTLQAQTNLVEQLQKRSVSRIYECICIGVITAGGTIDAPIGRSSSQRQRMAVTDGGKPAISHYRVLERYRSHTHVRVKLETGRTHQIRVHMTHVGYPLVGDPVYAGRFRIPPAASPTLVQSLKEFPRQALHARFLELDHPATGQRMKWESPLPDDLVWLLTLLRQDREAFVG; this is translated from the coding sequence ATGACTTCTATAAACAAGCAGCTGATTCAACTCCAGGCCATCGTCCCCTTTGAACAGGGCGGTCAACGCCTCGACCAGGTGGCTGCGCAGCTGTTTGGCGAGTACTCCCGTTCGCGCCTTTCCACCTGGATCAAGGAAGGTCGTTTGACTGTCGATGGCGCAGTGGCGCGCCCGCGTGACACTGTGCATGCCGGCTCGACGCTGGTGCTCGATGCCGAGCAAGAAGCTCAGGGAGAATGGATCGCGCAGGACATCGAGTTGAACATCGTCTATGAGGACGAGCACCTGCTGGTGATCGACAAACCCGCAGGCCTAGTGGTGCACCCGGCGGCTGGACATGCCGACGGCACCCTGCTCAACGCCTTGCTGCACCACGTGCCGGACATCATCAACGTACCGCGTGCCGGCATCGTCCATCGCCTGGACAAGGACACCACGGGCCTGATGGTGGTGGCCAAGACCCTGCAGGCGCAGACCAATCTGGTCGAGCAGTTGCAGAAGCGTAGCGTCAGCCGCATCTATGAATGCATTTGCATCGGCGTGATCACTGCTGGCGGCACCATCGATGCGCCGATTGGCCGCAGTTCCAGCCAGCGCCAGCGCATGGCGGTGACCGACGGCGGCAAGCCGGCGATCAGTCACTACCGTGTGCTCGAGCGCTACCGTTCACACACCCATGTGCGGGTCAAGCTGGAAACCGGACGCACCCACCAGATTCGCGTGCATATGACCCACGTTGGTTATCCGCTAGTGGGCGATCCGGTCTATGCTGGGCGTTTCCGCATTCCGCCAGCGGCGAGCCCGACCCTGGTGCAGAGCCTCAAGGAGTTTCCGCGTCAGGCGTTGCATGCGCGTTTCCTCGAACTGGATCACCCGGCCACCGGCCAGCGCATGAAGTGGGAGTCGCCGCTGCCGGACGATCTGGTCTGGCTGCTGACCCTGCTGCGTCAGGATCGCGAGGCGTTCGTCGGGTGA
- a CDS encoding outer membrane protein assembly factor BamD produces the protein MQVKHLLLIAILALTAACSSKQPEVDENLSEVELYQQAQADLDNRSYTQAIAKLKALESRYPFGRYAEQAQLELIYAYYKNAEPEAAKSSAERFIRLHPQHANVDYAYYLKGLASFDQDRGLLARFLPLDMTKRDPGAARDSYNEFAQLTSRYPTSRYAPDAKQRMIYLRNLLAAYEIHVGHYYLTRQAYVAAANRGRYVVENFQETPSVGDGLAIMTEAYQRLSLDDLAATSLETLKLNYPDHPTLESGEFVPREEEADNRSWLAKATLGLIETDTPLPPGETRASQDVIRQYEDAEQQIPAELQQDAKTGETAKKRSIWSYLTFGLFD, from the coding sequence ATGCAAGTGAAACACCTGCTGCTGATCGCCATCCTCGCCCTTACCGCCGCCTGCTCTTCCAAGCAGCCGGAGGTCGATGAAAACCTCAGCGAGGTGGAGCTGTACCAGCAGGCCCAGGCCGACCTGGACAACCGCAGCTACACCCAGGCTATCGCCAAACTGAAGGCGCTGGAGTCTCGCTATCCGTTTGGCCGCTACGCCGAGCAGGCTCAACTGGAGCTGATCTACGCCTACTACAAGAACGCCGAGCCGGAAGCTGCCAAGTCCTCAGCCGAGCGTTTCATTCGCCTGCATCCGCAGCATGCCAACGTCGACTACGCCTACTACCTCAAGGGCCTGGCCTCGTTCGATCAGGATCGAGGCCTGCTGGCGCGCTTCCTGCCGCTGGACATGACCAAGCGTGACCCGGGCGCCGCGCGCGACTCCTACAACGAGTTCGCCCAGCTCACCAGCCGCTACCCGACCAGCCGCTACGCGCCGGACGCCAAGCAGCGCATGATCTACCTGCGCAACCTGTTGGCTGCCTACGAAATCCACGTTGGCCACTATTACCTCACCCGCCAGGCTTACGTCGCCGCCGCCAACCGTGGCCGCTATGTAGTGGAGAACTTCCAGGAAACCCCGTCGGTCGGTGACGGCCTGGCGATTATGACCGAGGCCTACCAGCGCCTGTCGCTGGACGATCTGGCAGCCACCAGCCTGGAAACCCTCAAGCTCAACTACCCTGACCACCCGACGCTGGAAAGCGGCGAATTCGTCCCACGTGAAGAAGAAGCCGACAACCGCTCCTGGCTAGCCAAGGCCACCCTGGGCCTGATCGAAACCGACACACCGCTGCCGCCGGGCGAAACCCGTGCCAGCCAGGATGTGATCCGCCAGTACGAAGACGCCGAACAACAGATCCCGGCCGAACTCCAGCAGGACGCCAAGACCGGCGAAACGGCCAAGAAGCGTTCGATCTGGAGTTACCTGACCTTCGGTCTGTTCGACTGA